NNNNNNNNNNNNNNNNNNNNNNNNNNNNNNNNNNNNNNNNNNNNNNNNNNNNNNNNNNNNNNNNNNNNNNNNNNNNNNNNNNNNNNNNNNNNNNNNNNNNNNNNNNNNNNNNNNNNNNNNNNNNNNNNNNNNNNNNNNNNNNNNNNNNNNNNNNNNNNNNNNNNNNNNNNNNNNNNNNNNNNNNNNNNNNNNNNNNNNNNNNNNNNNNNNNNNNNNNNNNNNNNNNNNNNNNNNNNNNNNNNNNNNNNNNNNNNNNNNNNNNNNNNNNNNNNNNNNNNNNNNNNNNNNNNNNNNNNNNNNNNNNNNNNNNNNNNNNNNNNNNNNNNNNNNNNNNNNNNNNNNNNNNNNNNNNNNNNNNNNNNNNNNNNNNNNNNNNNNNNNNNNNNNNNNNNNNNNNNNNNNNNNNNNNNNNNNNNNNNNNNNNNNNNNNNNNNNNNNNNNNNNNNNNNNNNNNNNNNNNNNNNNNNNNNNNNNNNNNNNNNNNNNNNNNNNNNNNNNNNNNNNNNNNNNNNNNNNNNNNNNNNNNNNNNNNNNNNNNNNNNNNNNNNNNNNNNNNNNNNNNNNNNNNNNNNNNNNNNNNNNNNNNNNNNNNNNNNNNNNNNNNNNNNNNNNNNNNNNNNNNNNNNNNNNNNNNNNNNNNNNNNNNNNNNNNNNNNNNNNNNNNNNNNNNNNNNNNNNNNNNNNNNNNNNNNNNNNNNNNNNNNNNNNNNNNNNNNNNNNNNNNNNNNNNNNNNNNNNNNNNNNNNNNNNNNNNNNNNNNNNNNNNNNNNNNNNNNNNNNNNNNNNNNNNNNNNNNNNNNNNNNNNNNNNNNNNNNNNNNNNNNNNNNNNNNNNNNNNNNNNNNNNNNNNNNNNNNNNNNNNNNNNNNNNNNNNNNNNNNNNNNNNNNNNNNNNNNNNNNNNNNNNNNNNNNNNNNNNNNNNNNNNNNNNNNNNNNNNNNNNNNNNNNNNNNNNNNNNNNNNNNNNNNNNNNNNNNNNNNNNNNNNNNNNNNNNNNNNNNNNNNNNNNNNNNNNNNNNNNNNNNNNNNNNNNNNNNNNNNNNNNNNNNNNNNNNNNNNNNNNNNNNNNNNNNNNNNNNNNNNNNNNNNNNNNNNNNNNNNNNNNNNNNNNNNNNNNNNNNNNatgacttatcataatattgattaatttaattaagtcataactttttacagtaatcaagaatgtcattaataaatggaggtgaacagctgcgattttttgcctaactcattcaagttcaatcctctataaattgGTTcttccttactcaatcgttcgttctactacacactatttattcctcgctcttattacaccttcaactactttctcttcaaggacttgatagctttttcctatctctcgtaagtttttttcttgatttttgtgtaaatatacgttgtattacattacattcgaattctttcttttctttacttttgtgtttacgtgtgtgttttgtcaacttatgcggtttttagatatggctgatcctatgtggaatgtcgctattttacgagacgtcatgagggaactgcagaaggaggttcatgacctgcattggaaGTTGGCCGTTGTCtgagtaaggatgctgcgggagatctgcaggctgcagagggCGCTGCTGCTAccctttgaagattggccggctgaccatacaaataataatgatgataataataataattaagatttttttctgttatctatgtattttttttgtttgttttataaaaaattatgtttgatgcacttgactttttatttcttatttaattttcgtattgtctatttctatttcttaacgaatgtcatatctacaattaaggaataatttgattccagtgtcaatagcaagaacatatgagttatctgtcaggttttgtgtgtgacaggagctatatctgaattttgttgttcgaaacatgttagtaatttgatgaaacagattatttatctgttgaaacagattactaatctggtgcaacataatacacatctattcgattcatattacggccacctaaaacccttaaacatgaatccatccaacatgagtctactattacaacagaacatttatctattgccgcagataatggatcaGTTTAAACtaattgctcttgtattgcattcatgttcacgtgcaagctattgttgaaaaaacaacacactagcagttacccagatttaactaaaaagcataatctgacttaccaaagtctcctctcaagtaaatttcaaagttgaaagtgatttacgaaacaaaatttgacataagaatttggttaaagagcagcagttggggtaacaacaacaacaacaataacaatggtcaacaagaagaatatgaagatgataatgaagtataagatgatgataatgaatcagatgatgatgaataaagcaacaacaacaatgaacaataaatatcgcgaagagagagaaaataacaacggatgaggagagagaaaaagacatcttttttcccttcgttccccgttatatattaacaaatatttggatcaaagtataaatttaaaaacttgtgggttattttaaaattttcaaaactttcttaaatcataattaagtaattgtcacctctactcaattattaagactcgtgtcacctacacctcattttaaaactcttttgtcatttGTGGCCCAAACTCCCTAGTTAGTATGTACTACTATTTTAgttgttcacttttacttgtcacttatttttaaaataaatttttattttacttatcacttttgatatatcaaaaaaaaataaaaaatcttttctaatatttattatttattttttaaagtacttTCAAGACATAATGCTCTAAATatcaatcaataataaaaatgataggcaaaatgaccttctggaccctgtattatgtcggttttgtaaattggacacttctacttacatatttgtcatttggacccttgaacttattaaaaaataatattttgcaccctttgaccgttgacctcgcctatgtggcattgaaatgatGACTAGGGCAAGGAGAATGTAGTCACTCCcctggggtgcgagtgggggtcaatttttgatcaattttacattaaaataattaaaaaatatatattaaaataaaaaaataaaaaaggttcttttttttttcctccaatttttttttaaatataaaaataatatttttttcttttttaaaaaccctTCCCCACTCCACACCAGCCCGTCCCCACCCTCACCCCACCCCCAACCCCATCCCATCCCACCCCCAGCCccagccccatcccaccccaGCCCCAGCCCCAGCCCCttccataaaataattttaaaaaaaattaaaataaaaaaggtttttttccctccatctttttaaatataaaaatatttttaaaataattttttttttaaaaaaaaaaaaccttcccCACTCCACCCTAGCCCGTCCCCACCCCTCTCCCCCcccataccccccccccccccccatccaGCCCGTCCCCAACCCCCCACACCCCACCAACCTCGTCCATCCGCTCCCCACCCCACCCTCAGCCCCCACACCTCTCCCAGCCCCGTTCTCACCCCCCACCCTTCacacgttcactttttattttttattttaattttccctttcaatttaattcttttcattttttttaattaaaatttaaatttgaaatgtttttattttttggggggattaaaatttaaatttatattaaaagtgagtgatagtgaatattgaaaaaaattagtgaatttcgcttgaaaaaaattaaactttttgtgaatttgttaaaaatattcaaatttaaaaataaaaaatttattatgtttgtatagatgaatttatagttaaaaatttaaattagttagagaagaattttaattatttggaatggatttgatatttaatttgtgagcaaaaataaaaacatgattattcaaattttctacaatttataaatttttcttatttaaagaaaatcaactacaaaatattttctttttctttctttttttaatcaaatagcGTCCACTAGTGGTtgctattataaaaaaattaatttatttttataaagagTGGTCGCTTTTCCAATcatatatgctttattttatctTAAATGCCCCACATATTAAAGATAGTAGAAAGAATATATATCGAATATGTGttcatttctttttatgtttataagaCTAGATACTGAAGCGCCCGTGCTAGCATGGGCTCAGTATATGTTACTCCCTCGGTCCATCAATTGTTATTCACtattaacttgacacacaatttaaaaaatagtaaatgatagggtTAAGTTACTatattatcttttgaatataataaatttaatacgTCGAAAAATTTATTGGATAATGAATCGTATTTAATATCAATGGTAAAATAGGCAGAAATGAAAAATTAgccattgatttttcaaattgaacCAATATTGCTGcacatctatttttaatataatggaCAAGCAAATATGGATGGAGGGAGTAATGTCTTAGTCCCAACTTATGTGACACAAACGTAATTTGGCGTTAACTCaatttttctatatgttttttttaaaaaaaaatttaattattaattattctaatttataatTGTAATAGACCATAAGATTCTAAGCTCGGTTCAGTTGTAGTTGCATGCTTAAAGGGGTCCAAGGgatgaaaatttcactaagtattgtggacTTGGTTATTTTCAAGATCCCAAAACTTTTGgaatttttattttggccttcctGATTCCGGGATGTTGTTTTTTAAGTTGGAACATGTTTAGGAGGCTAAAATATGTCTTGGGAGAATTTCAGGATTTTTGGATGGGGTTTGGGACGCGTTTGGATAGCGGAGACAGAGAGCCTCCACGATAAGCTCGCGGCGTGTTGGTCTCTCCCCCGGTGATGGGGTCCACAGTGTGTTGGTCTCTCTTCAGGAGAAAGGGGAGCGGCGCGTtggtgttacactcaccaaaaaagagtttaaaatgttgctttttagtgggttcaggaaTACAACTgacaaacatataaataaaagtgttcaacttacaaaaccgacataataCAAAAGGTGATTTTGCCAAAAAGATATTATAAAGTAGTAGTCAAGTCAAAATTTGATACTCCCTCCCTTTTAAAAAAAGTAACctactttttattttagtatgaatggagggagtataacATTCCATTGAAAGGGAGTAGAAAGAAGATCTATCGTGCGTAAAATAGAGAAAGACAAGGCGACGATAAAAAAGGGGAGTCGGGAGCCACGGGTTGCGGACTTTCCATTCAGAATCAAAGCCGGAGATCGGCCATGGCTACCTCCGGCAAACCCCTATCATCATCATCTTCGGCCGCCAAACCTTTCAATTTCTCCGACGAATCAGTTCCGAAGAGAGTCATTCTATCGCCTGGTGAGCAGCGTTATTGCTCGGAAGCACTCAAAGTCTTCAAGGATAAGAGGTTTTCTGCTCCAGAAAAAATACGTCAAGAGTTCATGACTTTGCAGGTCCATTATTCTCCCTCCTTTCCTTTTTACTTGTTACATTTTGCTTTACCTCACTCAATTTGACTAATTTAATTTTTGGAGTTAAATTCAATtagaataatttaatattttaaatttattatattgatgcttgaatatgaaaaatactgTAAATTGCAATCCTTTCTCGTATAATAATGAAAAGCTACATCTTGAAATATTGGTCAAAAGAGCAGAGAAAAACGAGTTGAAAGACCTCccaagtctttaattaaaaaaagggacAAGTGGATccacaatattattaagttaaataagatgaagtCGCTTAAACAACTGGGATAGTTGTTGGACAACTGcattagttgtctcaacaactatcaaagttgtcgaacaactttgatagttgttgagacaactttTATAGTTGTTGAGATTTGCatagttgtcgaacaactttgatagttgttgagacTAGGTCAAGCATTCCCGAAGTTCAGAGATTGGAAAGAAGGCGTAGGCAGGAATAGAACTTTTATATGACTACTTCTATAGTTTTTGAGGCAACCTTTTCAGTTGTTGGAGcgaaaatgttttaaaaaaactGATTTTTTCTTTGTtccttttacctaatttttaaaacttgaaggacCTCACTTAATTGAGAAACTTGTTTTTCCCTTTTAATTCAAAATCCCAGTAGAGTACATGCAGTTTGACTCTTAAAAAGTGAAATCTGATAAATAAAAAGGAACTGAAGGAGTACTTTCTTTCTTCCTTAATTTGTTTTGTTAGTTAATGTTAAGGAATTTGATAAGAGGAGGatgttatgaaagctttaaaatgttgaattttgttcatttttacttgttcgGTATGACTTgcaacacaaaaaataaattgaatggtaattttactatatcactctttaTTATGCTTTGGGAACTGCATTGGGAAAAGATTATATTCCCTTCGATGCCATTTGTTTTACttatttcctttttagtccgttttgAAAAAGAATTGACCTTTATCCTTTTTTAGCAACtcttaattttcaactttttgcaTGACATGTTTAACACCATAAGGTTAAagaacattttggtacatttgacatatatttaatttaagatcacaaaattgaaaagtcttctttactttcttaaactccatgccaAGTCCAAATAGGCTAAACAAATTGAATTGGAGGGAGTAGTTAATAATAAGGGTGAGTTAGGAACTAAGTGATAATTTAACATACTAGAAAAAGCCTCACTCAAGGTGTCAACTCTGAAGTGAAAAAATGGAGTTATATTGGGAGTTAGATGGTATTAAGTGCCTATATGAAGCAAAAACACCTTTCAATTCTTTTAGGTAAATATTGAGTAGCTCCTTTGGTGATTGAGTTCATTTATGTATTGTTCACTGCACTCATTTatatctagtttttttttttttttgagaaggtaACATTTGTGTGTATTCACTGAAACCAATACATAGGTTGTACTGAAAAACCATATTTACAACTTgtcaaaaaatgaagaaaatctgAATCTTAATCCTAACAGGAACCTAGGATATCTATAATGGATTCAGTGTCTTCTAGGTACCTCTGCGTTCACCAAAAACAAAAATGTTTGACGCAGTTCAGCTTGATCTTCTGTAGATCTCTGCTTTCCAAATTGTCCACCAGATGCATGCTGGAACAATTCTCCATCTATCTTTATCTGATGCTTCCATCCCTAGCTTTTCCCAACTGTGTAGGAGATGTGTGATCAAACAAAACCCTCGAGACCAATGAAAATTCTCCAGAGTTGAATTGTTATACTACAATGGAGAAACAAATGACTGACTGTCTCAACCTCCTCCCCACACAAATCACATCTGGAACACAAAGAGAACCTTTTCTTCTTGAGGTTTTCTTGTGTTAGAACTGCTTCTATTGCCAGTAGCCAAATGAAATATGCCATCTTAAAAGGGATTTTCTGTTTACAAATCTGTTTCCAAGGCCATTGTGGAGGCTGTTGTCCACCTTGGTTCAAAAACTTATAAGTTGAGCTCACTCTGAACGTACCTTTGTTGTCTTTGATCCACCATAACCTGTCAGGCTCCTCCTCCGTTCCTTTAAAACCGTCCAGAGCACTGAAAAATTCTGTAACTTTTTCAATTTCCCAATCATTGAAGTTCCTTCTAAACTGGAGATTCGACCTTGTTGTGTCCAAATGTTAGCTAAGCTAGTTTTGtttttgcattgctaggttatacATCTCAGGAAAAAGATTCTTCAAACTTTAAGTGCCCAACCATTTGTCCTCCCATAAAGATGTTTTTCTTCCATTACATGTCCTGACAATTGTATTGTTCTTCAAAAGAGGCCAACGTATTCTGATGGACCTCCATAGACTTACACCATAACGTGTGAGAACCTCCTTTGTCACTCACTTATTTTCCTCTCCATATTTAGCTTTGATTACTTTACCCCAGTATGCTTGAAGCTCTTGAGAATACCTCCATAACCATTTCAATCTAAGAGCTTTGCTTTGCAATTTCAAATTCCTTATTGCTAACCCACCTTGCTTCTTCCCCCGGAGAACCTTTTTCCATTTGACTAGATGTTGCGCAGTAGAGTCACTCTCCTTTTCCAGAGCAAATCCCTCCTAATCTTTTCTAGTCGCTCTCCATCATGAATGGGAAAGATAGAACTCATGTAGGTTGGAAGGGCATCCAGAACTGAATTAATGAGAGTGACTCTACCTCCCAGGGGGATGTATTGATATTTCCAGCTTGTTAGCTTCTTCTCGCACTTTTCAATTACTGCATTCCAGATGTTCAAAACTTTTGATTTGGCACCTAAAGGCATTACCAGATAAATGGTAGGTATGGAACCTACTTCCCCTCCCAGAATTCTAGACAACTCCACCATATTTGGGACTTCATTGATTGGGAACACCTGACTTTTTCTCCAATTGATATGAAGGCCATAGACTCCTTCAAAAAGTACTAGTATTGATCTCAGTATCAATAATTGCCCTTCATCAGCATCGCAAAAAATTAAGGTATCATCGGCATATTGTAGATGAGTAACTTCCATGCTTTTATATCTAGTTATCCAAAAAACAATTCGAGAATCCATTTTATGATGCTTTGGGTGGATGATGCTGGTGGTGGCTCCACTTAAAAATGATGACAGGATAAATGAACTTGAATATTATTAAAAGTTGAGATTTGTTAGGTTAAATTTATGTCAATGGAAAGCTCTCTTACGTCTTGAGAAAATTGTTGTTGCATGATGTTTGTTTTGCttctttgttatttatttgttgtgaTCATGTCTTTTTGCAAGTAGCATGTTATTATCCTTAATTCCAACATCTCTTATGACTCAGGCAACTAGGATGAGAGCTTCAGAAAGGAAGAGTAGATGCTCAGTGGCTTTGAACAGCGTAAACATCAGCAAAAATCGATACACGGATGTTCTGCCATGTATGCAGATCACTTTCTGTTAATTTCCATTTGACTTTGAAGTGTGAATTGTAGCTTGTGAATAATTATATCAAGCTTCATTCTTCTCAGTTGACAATAACAGGGTTGTTTTGGATCCGTCAACTAGGGGATATATAAATGCAAGCTTCATTAAGGTAGGCTTCTATATCCATCTCTTGGAATTAGTTAACCATGCCACTTGTTTCCATACTCTCTTGGAAAATGTCAAGCTTTCTTCCACCGATCTGCTTAGTGCTCCTTTTTACTGTAGATATCCGAAAACGTGTCTCAGTTTATTGCAACACAAGGTCCGCTACCACACACTTTTGAAGACTTCTGGGAAATGATAATCCAGCATCGCTGTCCTGTGATTGTGATGCTTACACAATTGGTTGACAATTACAAGGTATTCAACTTTTTAAATTACCAGGTAATCATTGTAATGTTAACAAGATGTGACAAGGGTTCTGATAAAAAATTTGCTTCATAGGTAAAATGGtaattttttttgcctttttcatCTCTTGATTTTATCCTCTTTTATAATTAGATCTAGCAATTTCATATTGTCTGGGCAATCTTTATTTCATGGCTCTATGTGTATAACAATGTATACAACAAGGAACAAGCAGGTTGGTATTTTCAATGTATATGCTGCTTATCTTctcaaaaaagataaaaacaagttggtattaaattaaattaaattctcattttctacCTGCATTCTTTAGAGGTATTCTTTAAAACAagttgttccatgctttactatgaatttgtttagtattccgtgtctcgagccgggggtctattggaaacaacctttctacttcttcagaattccgtgtctcgagccgggggtctattggaaacaacctttctacttctttagaggtagaggtatggattgcgtacatcttaccctccccagacctcactatgtgggaatacactgggtttgttgttgttgttgttgtacctgCATTCTTTGACATCATCCTTTTTGGCCCTAACTCAAGTCAGAGGTGAAGCGCTTAAGGTCTATTGGAATTTGATATAGTCATCACTGTCAAACTTCCTGCGTAGGATATGTTTCTCCTGAAGACTATTTCAGAGCTTGGGCGTATTTTGACGTAGTTGGTATAAGTAGACTCTGCGCATGGTGCTTAAGGATATCATGTGGTCACTAGTTTGTGACATTGCGAGGAATACAAAGCTTGGAAGTGAATAACTTTTGCAGAAAATCAGCTTCTGTTAGGGAGGTTCCAAATGCAGTTCATATTCCATCACGGGAAAAGGCCCTGGATTTCCCTTCTAATAAGCTTCGCAGATTGTTTATTTTTGTGTTCTTTCTCTAGTTTGAAAACTGCTATTATTTTGTTGGTTAGTCGAGCTGCGGAAGGATTAGGGAAGTCTAACGTGCAAAGGCTTGGGGGCTTTTCTTGGATTGTAATTTAGACTTAATAAGTTCTTCTTTCCCTTCTATGTTCCTAAAACTTGGGTAGCTGAGAAACAATTTCCTGTGCAAATGGATAGAAGGAAAATAGAGACCTTGTTTCACGACCTTTTATTCTGGATTATATGTGACTCTGCACACAAATAGAGAGGCTATTCGTCCTTCGCTTTCAATCACTTTGTAAAACCTATCAACCTCTGAACAAATTTAAGCATTTAATCTAATAGGTTTTTACTTCATTTGTAAGTGATTAAGCTGGTGATTGCATCATTTTTATTATCTCATCTTTGCCTCTTTATGAAAAATGTAATGCAGATTGTCAAATGTGGGGATTATTTTCAAGCGGATGATGGTCCCAGAAGATTTGGCAATATATGTATTGTTACGAAATGGATAAAGACAACTCAGACGTCATTGATCCTGCGATGTCTGGAGGTGAACTATGTTCAGGTTAGTAAAATATTCTGTGTTGTACACAAGGATAATAACATAGAAGAATCTTATTATGTTGGACGTGCATACGTAACCCGCTGAAGGCTATTTACCCGATTAATTTGATAGTGGGTGAGAGTTGCTCATGTACATGTTTTGATTTCTACACCCTTTTATGCATCCAGGCTGATACTTTTCTTCACCAGTAATATTATCAGTCCTTGGCTTTAGGATACCCTTGTTTAAAGCTCTATGAGCACGTATAGCTCTTTTGGCATATGTTCTCCTCGGATTTGGGTTCTATTTAAGAGCAAAAATAAGAAGGATTGCAGCTTATGGGGAATAGTTTTGAATTTTAGATGATGATTTTCATCAGTATTAATTTAACAATCGATTGGATAGTTTTGTGTCATTTTGTTTCATTGTCCCCTCTTAAGCATATAAGTGATGCAACTCCATTTCTAGCTTCAACTGGTGACCAGTTctcttaaaaaaaatcaaacgcCTGT
The Capsicum annuum cultivar UCD-10X-F1 chromosome 6, UCD10Xv1.1, whole genome shotgun sequence DNA segment above includes these coding regions:
- the LOC107872795 gene encoding protein-tyrosine-phosphatase PTP1, which gives rise to MATSGKPLSSSSSAAKPFNFSDESVPKRVILSPGEQRYCSEALKVFKDKRFSAPEKIRQEFMTLQATRMRASERKSRCSVALNSVNISKNRYTDVLPFDNNRVVLDPSTRGYINASFIKISENVSQFIATQGPLPHTFEDFWEMIIQHRCPVIVMLTQLVDNYKIVKCGDYFQADDGPRRFGNICIVTKWIKTTQTSLILRCLEVNYVQSKEPPLCVLHIQYPDWPDHGVPKDTLAVREIVKRTSCIPPSLGPIVVHCSAGIGRTGTYCAIHNTIQRVLVGDMSALDPVNTLTIFRSQRIGMVQTMEQYLFCYDAIIEELEDLISDTQ